In one Lolium rigidum isolate FL_2022 chromosome 3, APGP_CSIRO_Lrig_0.1, whole genome shotgun sequence genomic region, the following are encoded:
- the LOC124694637 gene encoding E3 ubiquitin-protein ligase WAV3-like — translation MEGPDQTNPCAICLGSMRAGGGQATFTAECSHTFHFSCISTSVAHGNLVCPLCNAQWRDLPFVRPTSVPQPPPGHILQHRQPPPAHIMQHRQPPPAHILQRRQLPNPTSDPVVVFDDDEQVEPASGPTGSRQTSPAGAASNGAVVVNTRTECSAVARDSSNDNFAVLVHVRAPGMIETDAAPRAPLDLVTVLDVSGSMSGQKLSLLKQAMRFVVDNLGPNDRLSVVSFSSDARRVTRLARMTDAGKASCISAVESLAARGGTNIAEGLRTAAKVLDERRHRNPVSSVVLLSDGQDTYTSVTRRGGGANYEALVPPSFLRTDGEWSAPIHTFGFGNDHDAAAMHVIAESTGGTFSFIENEAVIQDAFAQCIGGLLSVVVQEARIAVTCVHPEVRVISVRSGRYESRVDEDSRTASVRVRELYADEERRFLLFLAVPRAEAADGNNTMCLVRVACSYRDAATGADINVTAEDAVVARPEEAGDAERSPEVERERVRVEAAEDIAAARAAAERGAHEEAVAILENRQRVVAQSGDGDAVIVALGAELLEMRERVSSRQSYLRSGRAYMLAGMSAHAQQRANSRQMMQEPVNQSGNSDGLPRMVSFRAVGSSAVQDEATLSYSTPAMRAMLLRSRNASAMQEPVNQSEKQPTVGDDAQSSEPEANKT, via the exons ATGGAAGGCCCTGACCAG ACAAATCCTTGCGCAATCTGCCTCGGCAGCATGCGCGCCGGCGGTGGGCAGGCCACCTTCACGGCGGAGTGCTCCCACACCTTCCACTTCAGCTGCATCTCCACCAGCGTCGCGCACGGAAACCTCGTCTGCCCGCTCTGCAACGCGCAGTGGCGTGACTTGCCGTTCGTGCGGCCGACATCGGTGCCACAACCGCCGCCCGGGCATATCCTGCAGCATCGGCAACCGCCGCCCGCGCATATCATGCAGCATCGGCAACCGCCGCCCGCGCATATCCTGCAGCGTCGGCAACTGCCCAACCCGACGTCGGATCCGGTCGTCGTCTTCGATGACGACGAGCAGGTGGAGCCGGCCTCTGGGCCGACGGGGAGCCGGCAGACTTCTCCAGCCGGTGCAGCATCCAACGGAGCGGTGGTCGTCAATACGCGCACCGAGTGCTCGGCCGTCGCCAGGGACTCGTCCAACGACAACTTCGCCGTGCTCGTGCATGTGAGGGCTCCCGGGATGATCGAAACCGATgcggcgccgcgcgcgccgctggACCTTGTGACGGTGCTCGACGTGAGCGGCAGCATGAGCGGGCAGAAGCTGTCGCTGCTGAAGCAGGCCATGCGGTTCGTCGTCGACAACCTAGGCCCCAACGATCGCCTATCCGTCGTGTCCTTCTCCTCCGACGCGCGCCGCGTGACCAGGCTCGCGCGCATGACGGACGCCGGGAAGGCTTCTTGCATCAGCGCCGTGGAGTCCCTGGCGGCGCGCGGTGGCACCAACATCGCCGAGGGTCTCCGGACGGCCGCCAAGGTGCTCGACGAGCGCCGGCACAGGAACCCTGTTTCCAGCGTTGTGCTCCTCTCCGACGGCCAGGACACCTACACATCGGTGACACGACGGGGCGGCGGGGCCAACTACGAGGCGCTCGTCCCGCCATCCTTTCTGCGTACCGACGGCGAGTGGTCGGCGCCGATCCACACTTTCGGGTTCGGCAACGACCACGACGCGGCGGCGATGCACGTGATCGCCGAGTCGACAGGCGGCACGTTCTCGTTCATCGAGAATGAGGCGGTAATCCAGGACGCGTTCGCGCAGTGCATCGGCGGGCTGCTCTCCGTCGTGGTCCAGGAGGCGCGCATCGCCGTCACGTGCGTGCATCCGGAGGTCCGTGTCATTTCGGTCAGGTCAGGCcgctatgagagccgcgttgacgaAGACAGCCGCACCGCCTCTGTCCGGGTCAGGGAGCTGTACGCGGACGAGGAGAGGCGTTTCCTGTTGTTCCTGGCCGTGCCAAGAGCCGAAGCGGCGGACGGCAACAACACTATGTGTCTGGTGAGAGTGGCCTGCAGCTACAGAGacgcggcgacgggcgcggacaTCAACGTGACGGCGGAGGACGCGGTGGTGGCGAGGCCGGAGGAAGCGGGCGACGCGGAGcggtcgccggaggtggagcgggaGCGCGtgcgggtggaggcggcggaggacatcgctgcggcgagggcggcggcggagcggggcGCGCACGAGGAGGCAGTAGCGATACTCGAGAACCGGCAGCGCGTGGTGGCGCAGTCGGGGGACGGCGACGCGGTGATCGTGGCGCTGGGCGCCGAGCTGCTGGAGATGCGTGAGCGTGTGTCGAGCCGGCAGAGCTACTTGCGCTCCGGGCGGGCGTACATGCTCGCCGGGATGAGCGCGCACGCGCAGCAGCGCGCCAACTCGAGGCAGATGATGCAGGAGCCGGTTAATCAATCTGGAAACTCGGACGGTCTTCCCAGAATGGTGTCATTTCGCGCCGTCGGCTCGTCGGCGGTGCAGGACGAGGCGACGTTGTCGTACTCGACGCCGGCAATGCGCGCCATGCTTCTGCGCTCCAGGAATGCGTCGGCCATGCAGGAGCCGGTTAATCAATCCGAGAAGCAGCCCACGGTTGGAGACGACGCGCAGAGCTCTGAACCGGAAGCCAATAAGACGTAA